One region of Glutamicibacter sp. B1 genomic DNA includes:
- a CDS encoding MarR family winged helix-turn-helix transcriptional regulator, with amino-acid sequence MMEVSSVEQISKRNKITAMTASDYQHLVVLLQEFSQASDRYVESTGAQFGTHRTDMNALSIIMKYQQRGALPSPKDLSNELQLSSPATTAMLDRLSRLGLIERLRSDQDRRVMRISPTEKAWTKGREMFMPLGMKMMEVIGNYNENELQIITRFMTDAIAGVDSAREEAVTQSPANLQNPPMGNSIDR; translated from the coding sequence ATGATGGAAGTATCTTCTGTCGAGCAGATATCAAAACGGAATAAGATTACGGCTATGACTGCAAGTGACTACCAGCATCTGGTGGTGCTCCTTCAAGAATTCAGCCAAGCGAGCGACCGGTATGTTGAATCCACCGGCGCGCAATTCGGCACGCACCGAACGGACATGAATGCCCTGTCCATCATCATGAAATACCAGCAACGCGGAGCACTTCCATCTCCCAAAGACCTCAGCAATGAATTGCAACTCAGTTCTCCGGCCACCACCGCTATGCTGGATAGACTCTCCCGTCTCGGCCTAATTGAACGCCTGCGTTCCGATCAAGACCGACGGGTCATGCGCATCTCACCGACGGAGAAAGCCTGGACCAAAGGTCGTGAAATGTTCATGCCCTTAGGGATGAAAATGATGGAAGTCATCGGCAACTACAACGAGAACGAACTGCAGATCATCACCCGCTTCATGACAGATGCCATTGCCGGTGTGGACAGCGCCCGAGAAGAAGCCGTAACCCAAAGTCCTGCGAATCTTCAGAACCCACCTATGGGCAATAGCATTGACCGGTGA
- a CDS encoding LysE family transporter produces the protein MTLSLWFSLLTACIVISFTPGAGAINTMNNSMRQGWRTSIWGILGQQIALLIHVVIVAAGVGILVANSPTLFAIIRYAGAAYLVYLGIRMLLSKPDVASDGTSTGHRLSRRSMVSRGILVNLLNPKAIVFFLAFTPQFINTDQPLLGQYALYIGTVIAVDILVMYFFFAGTARTFQRFTATYRGAKMLNILFGVLFILVALLLLLMH, from the coding sequence GTGACACTTTCACTTTGGTTTTCCCTGCTCACTGCCTGCATCGTCATTAGCTTCACGCCCGGCGCTGGTGCCATCAACACCATGAATAATTCGATGCGCCAGGGCTGGAGAACTTCGATTTGGGGCATCTTGGGCCAGCAAATCGCCTTGCTGATCCACGTGGTGATTGTTGCGGCCGGTGTGGGAATTCTTGTAGCAAATAGCCCCACGCTTTTTGCCATCATCCGCTACGCCGGTGCGGCCTACCTCGTGTATTTGGGGATCCGTATGCTGTTGTCCAAACCCGACGTAGCATCAGACGGAACCTCAACCGGGCATCGATTGAGCCGCCGTTCTATGGTGAGTCGCGGCATCCTCGTTAACCTGCTCAATCCCAAAGCCATCGTTTTCTTCTTGGCCTTCACCCCACAATTCATCAACACAGATCAGCCGTTACTCGGCCAATATGCGTTGTATATCGGCACGGTCATCGCCGTTGACATCCTAGTCATGTACTTCTTCTTTGCCGGTACCGCCCGTACTTTCCAGCGTTTTACCGCCACCTACCGTGGCGCAAAAATGCTCAATATCCTCTTTGGTGTCCTGTTTATTCTTGTTGCACTGCTGCTATTACTCATGCACTAA
- a CDS encoding low molecular weight protein-tyrosine-phosphatase — MFRIMIVCTGNICRSPMAEYMLKDALENADVNEVQVLSRAITDGEVGNPIDERAASILHSHGLDASEHVAAQIDADELADMDLVLAMDTDHFEELVPELADIDPSQRPQLRMFRSFDPQTANAPHERQGVYDPWYGDAGDFRETWKLISASLPALVDYVRSNIASRGNR, encoded by the coding sequence ATGTTCCGGATAATGATTGTGTGCACGGGAAATATCTGCCGTTCGCCTATGGCCGAGTACATGCTCAAGGACGCCCTGGAAAACGCAGACGTCAACGAGGTACAGGTACTCTCACGCGCCATCACCGACGGTGAAGTCGGCAATCCTATTGATGAGCGCGCCGCCAGCATCCTGCACAGTCACGGATTGGACGCCTCAGAACATGTCGCCGCCCAGATTGACGCTGACGAACTGGCCGACATGGATCTTGTTCTGGCCATGGACACCGACCACTTCGAAGAATTGGTCCCGGAGCTAGCGGACATTGATCCTTCACAACGTCCACAACTGCGGATGTTCCGGTCCTTTGATCCGCAGACAGCCAACGCACCACATGAACGTCAAGGCGTTTACGATCCTTGGTACGGGGATGCCGGTGACTTCCGTGAGACCTGGAAACTCATCTCAGCTTCCCTGCCAGCCCTTGTAGATTACGTGCGGAGTAATATCGCTTCTCGTGGAAACCGCTAG
- the pabB gene encoding aminodeoxychorismate synthase component I: MWVGYLGYELKQEVGASNLSAEISPGVNRPDAQFFAPDTVVIIDHELGQMHLHSINKPDAEITIVLGNPPQQRSGQDLCVPHFTCADTAAGYQEKIRRAQHEIYEGNTYEVCLTTELTAQVEDFNPFEAYCRMRQSSPAPFAHYLRLPKLEVASISPERFLALSKNAQLRAEPIKGTRPRGTDEESDLALKHDLATHPKDRAENIMIVDLLRNDLSHHAVPGSVRVTRLCSVESYATVHQMVSTIDATLKSPELAADALREAFPPGSMTGAPKLSTMNILDELEDHRARGLYSGAVGYLGADGAADFSVVIRTLVCDKLPDRSWRLSLGLGGAITADSVPEDEWEEVITKSRGVLQALGATFPLSTAR; this comes from the coding sequence ATGTGGGTTGGATATTTAGGATATGAGCTGAAACAAGAGGTCGGGGCCAGCAATCTCAGCGCCGAAATCTCGCCCGGAGTGAATCGGCCAGATGCGCAGTTCTTCGCTCCTGACACCGTGGTCATTATTGACCATGAACTCGGGCAGATGCACTTGCACAGCATCAACAAGCCGGACGCGGAAATCACCATTGTGCTGGGCAATCCGCCGCAACAACGTTCCGGCCAGGATCTCTGCGTTCCACACTTCACCTGTGCTGACACCGCCGCCGGCTATCAGGAGAAGATTCGTCGTGCTCAGCATGAAATCTATGAAGGCAACACCTATGAGGTTTGTCTGACCACCGAACTGACAGCACAGGTTGAAGACTTTAACCCGTTCGAGGCGTACTGTCGCATGCGCCAATCAAGCCCAGCACCCTTCGCCCACTATCTTCGGCTACCCAAACTTGAGGTCGCCAGTATCTCGCCCGAACGTTTTCTTGCCCTCTCCAAGAACGCTCAACTACGCGCCGAACCGATCAAGGGCACCCGGCCACGCGGAACTGATGAAGAAAGTGATCTCGCGCTAAAACACGATCTGGCCACGCATCCAAAAGACCGGGCCGAGAACATCATGATCGTTGATCTATTGCGCAACGACCTGTCTCATCATGCGGTGCCAGGCTCCGTACGGGTCACTCGCCTGTGCTCGGTGGAAAGCTACGCCACGGTCCACCAGATGGTCTCCACCATTGATGCCACCCTAAAATCTCCAGAGCTTGCAGCCGATGCTCTGCGCGAGGCATTCCCTCCAGGGTCCATGACTGGTGCACCAAAATTGTCCACCATGAACATCTTGGACGAGTTAGAAGATCATCGAGCTCGCGGCTTGTATTCCGGTGCTGTCGGTTACCTTGGTGCCGATGGCGCAGCAGATTTCTCGGTGGTCATCCGCACGTTGGTCTGCGATAAACTTCCAGACCGGTCCTGGCGACTATCTCTTGGGCTTGGTGGAGCCATTACGGCAGATTCAGTGCCCGAAGATGAGTGGGAAGAAGTTATCACGAAGTCTCGCGGCGTACTTCAAGCACTGGGAGCAACGTTCCCGTTGTCTACTGCAAGGTAG
- the cls gene encoding cardiolipin synthase codes for MIGIVPGNRRPTTAMAWLLAIFFLPVVGLLAYWLFANPRLSRRRLEKQQRAHEQIMDATRHMQMPEEFHSQEEWVESAVMLNRNLGAMPLEGGNSVKVISDYRSSMEAMREEIDKATRYVHIQFYIMGDDEEYVGPVLDALERAVQRGVHVRLLFDHLGTLRVKGYGELKKRLNKSGINWRPMLPIDLIGRRWRRPDLRNHRKILVIDGEIGFTGSQNLIEPGYKRKSSHKIGREWVEMMLRIEGPLVRSLDVTFAIDWWQEDDDQEVLMDMNEARHPLAYEERPGETLAQLLPSGPGFGTENNLRLFNTLIYSASERLEITSPYFVPDDSLLYAITTAAQRGVEVELFVCEEGDQFLVHHAQQSYYQQLLEAGVRIHCYPAPMVLHTKCFTVDDDVAVVGSSNMDMRSFSLNMEISVMLLGKEMVNAVNDVQNHYREISSEITLSQWRRRPRMQRWIDNVARLTATLQ; via the coding sequence ATGATTGGTATTGTCCCGGGCAACCGTCGGCCCACTACTGCCATGGCCTGGTTGTTGGCGATTTTCTTCCTTCCTGTAGTTGGACTGTTGGCCTATTGGCTCTTTGCTAATCCACGCCTTTCTCGCCGCCGGCTAGAAAAACAGCAGCGCGCCCATGAACAGATCATGGATGCCACCCGGCACATGCAAATGCCCGAGGAATTCCACTCTCAAGAAGAGTGGGTTGAATCAGCGGTGATGCTCAACCGAAACCTTGGCGCGATGCCCCTCGAAGGCGGAAACAGCGTCAAGGTTATTTCTGACTATCGCTCCTCCATGGAAGCAATGCGGGAGGAAATCGATAAGGCGACTCGCTACGTGCACATCCAGTTCTACATCATGGGTGATGACGAAGAATATGTCGGGCCGGTGCTGGACGCTCTGGAACGGGCCGTGCAGCGCGGGGTGCACGTACGCTTGCTCTTTGATCACCTGGGAACCCTACGTGTTAAGGGTTACGGAGAGCTGAAGAAACGACTGAATAAGTCGGGTATCAACTGGCGTCCGATGCTACCTATTGACTTGATTGGCCGACGTTGGCGCCGCCCGGATTTGCGTAACCACCGCAAGATCTTGGTGATTGACGGTGAAATTGGTTTCACCGGAAGCCAGAACCTGATTGAGCCTGGCTACAAGCGCAAGTCCTCGCACAAGATCGGCCGTGAATGGGTCGAAATGATGCTTCGCATCGAAGGTCCACTGGTACGCAGCTTGGACGTGACTTTTGCTATCGACTGGTGGCAAGAGGACGATGACCAAGAAGTGCTGATGGATATGAACGAGGCACGGCACCCCCTGGCCTATGAAGAGCGTCCCGGGGAGACCTTGGCTCAGTTACTTCCTAGTGGTCCCGGCTTCGGCACGGAAAATAATCTTCGTTTGTTCAACACGCTGATCTATTCGGCTTCGGAGCGATTGGAAATCACCAGCCCGTACTTTGTTCCTGATGATTCCCTGCTTTATGCGATTACCACAGCGGCACAGCGTGGCGTAGAAGTAGAGCTATTTGTCTGTGAAGAAGGGGATCAGTTCCTGGTTCACCATGCACAGCAGTCCTACTACCAACAACTTCTAGAAGCCGGAGTGCGCATTCACTGTTACCCGGCGCCGATGGTGCTACATACCAAGTGCTTTACGGTGGATGATGATGTTGCCGTGGTGGGCTCCTCGAACATGGATATGCGTTCGTTCAGTTTGAACATGGAAATCTCAGTCATGCTCTTGGGCAAAGAGATGGTCAATGCCGTAAACGACGTACAAAATCACTATCGTGAAATCTCTTCAGAAATCACGCTGTCACAATGGCGCCGTCGTCCTCGCATGCAACGGTGGATCGATAACGTCGCACGCTTGACTGCTACCTTGCAGTAG
- a CDS encoding aminodeoxychorismate lyase, with translation MSSLVFLDPAYPAGYLADITAPQLPVTAQGVTRGDGVFESMLYTNQAVRKFEAHLSRLATSAELADLIIPDARSWYAAVDTAVADFDANGGAEEAVVKLIAARGEHDEDPAICWVTVTPAPALGKEQRETGVDVLLLDRGYDSKLAERAPWLMMGAKTLSYSVNMAALRYARKHGAHDVIFTSADGIVLEAPTSTVLVAQRDGETKRLLTPMLETGILPGTTQSAIFDAAAQDGWELGYGPLRPEDLYQADGVWLVSSIRLLTPVRTIDAKPLRLDAELHEELSALSDAIR, from the coding sequence ATGAGCTCACTTGTATTCTTGGATCCGGCCTATCCGGCAGGCTACTTGGCCGACATTACCGCACCGCAACTTCCAGTGACCGCGCAGGGAGTCACCCGTGGTGATGGTGTCTTCGAATCAATGCTCTACACCAACCAAGCAGTGCGAAAATTTGAGGCTCATCTATCCCGCTTGGCCACCTCAGCCGAGCTCGCCGACCTGATCATTCCCGATGCACGCAGCTGGTACGCGGCAGTAGATACTGCAGTGGCCGACTTTGATGCCAATGGAGGTGCCGAAGAAGCCGTCGTCAAGCTCATCGCAGCGCGTGGGGAACACGATGAGGACCCAGCGATCTGCTGGGTGACTGTCACCCCAGCTCCAGCGCTGGGCAAGGAACAACGCGAAACCGGTGTTGACGTATTGTTGCTGGACCGCGGTTACGATTCAAAGCTTGCTGAACGCGCCCCGTGGCTGATGATGGGGGCAAAGACCCTGTCCTACTCCGTGAATATGGCGGCTCTACGCTACGCCCGCAAGCACGGCGCCCACGATGTCATTTTCACTTCGGCTGACGGCATCGTGCTCGAAGCACCGACCTCCACCGTGTTGGTGGCCCAGCGCGATGGTGAAACCAAGCGTCTGCTGACCCCCATGCTTGAAACCGGCATTCTGCCCGGCACCACGCAAAGCGCCATTTTTGATGCCGCCGCACAAGATGGTTGGGAATTGGGGTACGGACCGTTGCGTCCCGAAGATCTCTACCAGGCAGATGGCGTCTGGCTGGTCTCGTCGATTCGTTTGCTCACTCCGGTACGCACCATCGATGCCAAGCCATTGCGTCTAGACGCCGAGCTCCACGAAGAGCTCAGCGCCCTCAGCGACGCAATCCGCTAA
- a CDS encoding ATP-binding cassette domain-containing protein, with translation MSSVVSADAKATTRRGTEITAKGFRWQHAERERPAISGLDVQIPAGQKVLLVGPSGAGKSTLLHALAGLLEVDESEQISGQLLIDGSDAFAREHPVGLMQQDPETQVVQSRVADDVAFGAENLAVDPQIIRQRIPEALEAVGLGMLPMDHRTQELSGGQKQRLALAGILAMQPGLMLLDEPTANVDPEGIRPLRDAVLNAAQLSGATLIVVEHRLDAWAEHMDRVIVLEPGGGVAHDLDPQRLYDDQELRTELSQAGLWVPNYQLELTEAQTNPQEQLLEAHDLISARTASSARTQKVNLKVRAGTATVIRGENGAGKSTLALTLGGLLEPVAGELQATESLANGLGNSPFSWKAGALIARIGSVFQEPEHQFVTQSVREELAFAPLRAKASGGQELKYDAQQVDARVDSLLARLGLQHLADANPFTLSGGEKRRLSVGTVLAAAPEVLILDEPTFGQDANTWRELASLLVEQLHLGTAIIAVTHDEHLVKVLNAQEIHLSALADQAPAKTRGPVLDAPVGDSWLAKINPLAKLGAVAAATLPLITTLDWVSALVIIVATLVAFPLAGLSPARFFKRAWPLLIAGVVAAWGIALVGQDSGEVYAQLGIFSITEGSVQGGIATGLRAFALALPCILLLVSTNPSDLGGALSQQLRVPHRFVLGALAGMRLLGLMVEEFSTLGLARRARGVGNFGTFTQRIGAKLGQCLALLVQALRRAGRLAVTMEAKGFGIGPRTWMRTATFTVKDAAVLLVGLLLGALAVGAAMMAGTYNLVWG, from the coding sequence ATGAGCTCGGTAGTGAGCGCCGACGCCAAAGCAACGACTAGGCGTGGTACCGAAATCACTGCCAAAGGATTTCGATGGCAGCATGCCGAACGAGAGCGTCCCGCTATTTCCGGACTGGATGTTCAGATTCCTGCTGGTCAAAAAGTCTTGCTAGTAGGTCCCTCAGGGGCAGGCAAATCAACTCTGTTGCACGCCTTGGCGGGCTTGCTAGAAGTAGATGAATCCGAACAGATCTCTGGTCAACTACTCATCGACGGGTCCGATGCGTTTGCCCGAGAGCATCCGGTAGGACTGATGCAACAGGATCCGGAGACGCAGGTGGTACAAAGCCGTGTTGCGGACGATGTAGCCTTTGGCGCCGAGAACCTTGCAGTAGATCCTCAAATCATTCGCCAACGAATCCCTGAAGCCCTGGAGGCAGTTGGCTTGGGGATGCTGCCCATGGATCATCGCACGCAGGAATTATCCGGTGGACAAAAGCAGCGCCTAGCTTTGGCCGGCATCCTTGCGATGCAACCGGGACTGATGTTGCTTGATGAACCCACCGCTAACGTGGATCCCGAGGGCATCCGCCCCTTACGCGATGCAGTACTCAACGCAGCCCAACTAAGTGGTGCCACACTGATTGTGGTTGAACACCGACTAGATGCCTGGGCTGAGCATATGGATCGAGTGATCGTGCTGGAACCTGGCGGAGGCGTCGCCCACGACCTAGATCCGCAGCGACTCTATGATGATCAGGAGCTGCGAACGGAACTCTCGCAGGCCGGGTTATGGGTGCCGAACTACCAGTTAGAACTGACTGAGGCACAGACTAATCCCCAAGAGCAATTGCTTGAAGCTCATGATCTGATCAGCGCCCGTACCGCATCATCAGCACGGACACAGAAGGTGAACCTGAAGGTCCGTGCCGGCACAGCGACGGTGATCCGCGGGGAGAACGGTGCTGGGAAATCTACCCTGGCCTTGACCCTGGGCGGATTGTTGGAACCGGTAGCAGGTGAGCTGCAGGCTACCGAATCGTTAGCCAATGGCTTGGGAAATTCGCCCTTTAGCTGGAAGGCTGGGGCGCTGATTGCGCGCATCGGATCGGTGTTTCAAGAACCAGAGCATCAATTTGTCACCCAGAGTGTGCGTGAAGAGTTAGCTTTCGCTCCCTTGCGAGCTAAAGCCAGTGGCGGTCAGGAGCTAAAGTACGATGCGCAGCAGGTTGATGCGCGCGTTGATTCTTTGCTAGCTCGGTTGGGATTACAACATCTTGCTGATGCGAATCCTTTTACCCTGTCGGGAGGGGAGAAGCGTCGACTGTCCGTGGGTACCGTCTTGGCTGCTGCCCCTGAGGTGCTCATCCTTGATGAACCAACGTTCGGGCAGGATGCTAATACTTGGCGTGAGCTTGCTTCCCTGCTGGTGGAACAACTGCATCTTGGCACCGCGATTATTGCGGTGACTCACGATGAACACTTGGTCAAGGTGCTCAACGCCCAAGAGATTCACCTGTCGGCCCTCGCAGACCAAGCACCCGCGAAAACTCGTGGCCCGGTTCTTGATGCGCCAGTGGGTGATAGTTGGTTGGCGAAGATTAACCCACTGGCCAAACTGGGTGCTGTTGCTGCGGCAACCCTGCCGCTGATTACTACCCTGGATTGGGTTTCTGCGCTGGTGATCATTGTGGCGACCTTGGTGGCTTTCCCACTGGCAGGATTGAGTCCGGCTAGGTTCTTCAAACGGGCCTGGCCCTTGCTCATCGCAGGGGTGGTGGCCGCCTGGGGTATCGCCTTGGTCGGACAGGACAGCGGAGAAGTCTACGCCCAACTGGGGATTTTCAGTATCACCGAAGGCTCGGTTCAGGGTGGTATCGCTACCGGTCTGAGAGCCTTTGCCCTAGCACTTCCGTGTATCTTGTTGCTGGTCAGTACCAACCCCAGCGATTTGGGTGGAGCCTTGTCACAACAACTGCGAGTGCCACATCGATTTGTGCTTGGAGCGTTGGCTGGCATGCGCCTGCTGGGTTTGATGGTGGAAGAATTCTCTACCCTCGGCTTAGCCCGACGAGCCCGTGGGGTAGGAAACTTTGGGACCTTTACCCAACGAATCGGTGCGAAGCTGGGTCAGTGCCTTGCACTATTGGTGCAGGCTCTTCGGCGTGCTGGGCGTCTGGCGGTGACCATGGAAGCAAAGGGCTTCGGGATTGGTCCGCGGACGTGGATGCGCACGGCTACTTTTACCGTGAAGGATGCTGCAGTTCTGTTGGTGGGCCTACTGCTAGGGGCCCTGGCTGTAGGTGCGGCCATGATGGCCGGTACCTACAACCTTGTTTGGGGTTAG
- a CDS encoding ECF transporter S component, with protein MNQAVAKQRTGWRVVDIVTASVIAVASGVIFWAWSAGYGLFSLAFVAFPPASALLTGVWLFPAVLGALIIRKPGAALYCEMLAAVIEALLGSHYGLTVLISGFVQGLGAELVFAAVRYRKWNLSVSLLAGLFSGLFAGISEAYIMAYYVEYTPALKIFHVIATGISGLIVAGLLSWLATRGLAKTGALSALASRRAHLETGKLAAK; from the coding sequence ATGAATCAAGCAGTAGCCAAGCAGCGTACCGGTTGGCGCGTGGTTGACATCGTCACCGCATCGGTCATCGCCGTCGCCTCGGGCGTCATCTTCTGGGCCTGGAGCGCAGGGTACGGGTTGTTTTCCCTAGCCTTCGTCGCTTTCCCACCGGCATCCGCATTGCTCACCGGTGTCTGGCTCTTCCCAGCAGTACTCGGCGCACTGATCATCCGTAAGCCCGGAGCCGCACTGTACTGCGAAATGCTGGCGGCAGTCATCGAAGCTCTACTGGGTTCGCACTACGGCCTGACAGTACTCATCTCCGGGTTCGTTCAGGGACTCGGCGCCGAACTGGTGTTCGCGGCGGTGCGATACCGCAAATGGAACCTTAGCGTTTCCCTGCTCGCGGGCCTGTTCTCCGGACTCTTTGCCGGCATTTCCGAGGCATACATCATGGCCTACTACGTTGAATACACTCCTGCGTTGAAGATCTTCCACGTGATCGCTACCGGGATCTCCGGCCTGATTGTTGCCGGCTTGCTGTCCTGGCTGGCAACACGTGGCCTGGCCAAGACCGGTGCGTTGAGCGCATTGGCTAGCCGCCGGGCACATCTTGAAACTGGAAAACTGGCGGCAAAATGA
- a CDS encoding DUF4235 domain-containing protein encodes MNTVQKLATTGISIAAGFVGSKLVDQLWKGFTGNKAPRKGSEEAAEASLRQALGFAIFSSIVAATIQVLADRGTNKVVARLSK; translated from the coding sequence ATGAATACAGTGCAGAAACTTGCTACCACGGGTATCTCGATTGCCGCCGGTTTTGTCGGCAGTAAGCTAGTTGATCAGTTGTGGAAGGGTTTTACCGGAAACAAGGCTCCCCGCAAGGGTAGCGAAGAGGCCGCCGAGGCTTCGTTGCGTCAGGCTCTTGGATTCGCAATCTTCTCATCCATTGTCGCTGCCACCATTCAGGTGTTGGCTGACCGCGGCACCAACAAGGTTGTTGCGCGTCTAAGCAAGTAG
- the mnhG gene encoding monovalent cation/H(+) antiporter subunit G: MEMFLDILVAVLLILGCLMSLIAGIGLLTFPDMLTRMHAATKPQVLGFLLIFTGLAIHLRSWAVVPVLALAWGMQLLTAPVSAHMIGRSGYRTKHAAKDSLYADELKLVVDKVSSMPATGVIEVPEEEKK, encoded by the coding sequence ATGGAAATGTTCCTCGACATTCTCGTGGCAGTATTACTCATCCTGGGTTGCCTGATGTCCTTGATCGCTGGCATCGGTCTGCTGACCTTTCCAGACATGCTCACTCGAATGCACGCAGCCACCAAACCCCAGGTGCTCGGGTTCTTACTGATCTTCACCGGGCTCGCGATTCACCTGCGCAGCTGGGCAGTGGTTCCCGTACTCGCCTTGGCGTGGGGAATGCAGCTGCTCACGGCCCCGGTATCAGCGCACATGATTGGTCGTTCTGGTTATCGAACCAAGCACGCAGCAAAGGACTCACTCTACGCTGATGAGCTGAAGCTCGTGGTCGATAAGGTCAGTAGCATGCCAGCTACGGGTGTTATTGAAGTACCGGAGGAAGAGAAGAAGTAA
- a CDS encoding monovalent cation/H+ antiporter complex subunit F: MIEIVMWICGIMLGLASIACVIRVAKGPSILDRVLALDVMLLIISVALCLEMIYNKHTDFLLFVVAACTLGFIGSVTVSRYVSDQRNA, translated from the coding sequence ATGATAGAAATCGTGATGTGGATTTGTGGCATCATGTTGGGTCTAGCGTCCATCGCCTGTGTCATCCGTGTGGCAAAGGGACCATCGATTCTTGACCGCGTTCTGGCTTTGGACGTGATGCTCCTGATTATCTCGGTAGCCCTGTGCCTAGAGATGATCTACAACAAACACACTGACTTCCTACTCTTTGTGGTGGCCGCCTGCACCTTGGGCTTCATTGGTTCGGTGACGGTCTCGCGCTACGTCTCTGACCAGAGGAACGCATAA
- a CDS encoding Na+/H+ antiporter subunit E — protein sequence MMPTKNMQPRDQRIDDALDTSGVRHRATLKQEWPLLALLIFVWCALWQDFSPANLIFGVIVSLVIVTLFPLPPVVLSGRVNIWYCVQLFIWFIGQVFVASYQVARLAIFRGKKTRSGVIAVPLRTDSDLIVTTVGHVLTLIPGSFVIDVDRSSSTLYLHYINIESKQDMERAREAVRDIERRMIMAIGSHDEFDAIKHECGPNLMRMKGKK from the coding sequence ATGATGCCGACTAAGAACATGCAACCTCGTGATCAGCGTATTGATGATGCGCTAGATACCTCCGGTGTGCGCCACCGGGCTACACTCAAACAGGAATGGCCACTGTTGGCGCTGCTGATTTTTGTGTGGTGCGCACTGTGGCAAGATTTTTCGCCAGCAAACCTGATCTTCGGAGTCATTGTTTCGCTGGTCATTGTCACGCTGTTCCCGTTGCCTCCGGTGGTTCTTTCGGGCCGAGTAAACATTTGGTACTGCGTGCAGCTATTCATTTGGTTCATTGGGCAGGTCTTTGTGGCCAGCTATCAGGTGGCACGCCTGGCGATCTTCCGAGGCAAAAAAACACGCAGTGGAGTCATTGCGGTTCCCTTGCGTACCGACTCGGACTTGATTGTTACCACGGTGGGCCACGTCTTGACGTTGATCCCAGGATCCTTCGTCATTGACGTGGACCGCAGCTCATCAACACTGTATTTGCACTACATCAATATTGAGTCAAAACAGGACATGGAGCGCGCCCGGGAAGCCGTGCGTGACATCGAACGCCGGATGATTATGGCGATTGGCAGCCATGATGAATTTGATGCGATCAAGCACGAATGCGGACCGAATCTGATGAGAATGAAGGGCAAAAAATGA